One Bacteroidales bacterium DNA window includes the following coding sequences:
- a CDS encoding TonB family protein, protein MEEKKSPKADLENKRFIFRQIGLVIGLALMLVAFEWKTYEKIVVEVTSRQVENVSEDLIPITEQKVKPPPPAPTKQVVKINIVDDNITVDDDINIDVEADQNTEVEAYVAPVKSEEEESAEEVQIFMVVESMPVFPGGEAALYKYLNENCKYPQMAKESGIQGRVFVTFVVERDGSVTDVRVLRGIGGGCDEEAVRVVQSMARWTPGKQRGKAVRVQYNLPVKFTLQ, encoded by the coding sequence AAGGTTCATTTTCAGGCAGATTGGCCTTGTTATCGGATTGGCCCTCATGCTTGTGGCTTTCGAATGGAAAACTTATGAGAAAATTGTTGTAGAGGTAACCTCCAGGCAGGTAGAAAATGTTTCAGAGGATCTTATTCCCATTACCGAACAAAAAGTTAAACCCCCACCACCTGCACCTACTAAACAGGTGGTTAAGATCAATATTGTCGATGATAATATTACGGTAGATGATGATATTAACATTGACGTGGAAGCCGATCAAAATACGGAAGTGGAGGCATATGTTGCTCCGGTGAAATCAGAAGAAGAAGAATCCGCTGAGGAAGTACAGATTTTCATGGTTGTGGAATCCATGCCCGTGTTCCCCGGAGGTGAGGCAGCCTTATACAAATACCTCAATGAGAATTGCAAATATCCGCAAATGGCTAAAGAGAGCGGCATCCAGGGAAGAGTGTTCGTTACTTTCGTTGTCGAGAGGGATGGTTCTGTTACAGATGTGAGAGTGCTCAGAGGTATCGGCGGTGGATGTGATGAAGAAGCTGTTCGCGTGGTCCAGAGCATGGCCAGATGGACACCCGGCAAACAACGTGGTAAAGCTGTCCGTGTCCAGTATAATCTTCCGGTAAAATTTACCTTGCAATAA
- a CDS encoding amidohydrolase, with the protein MPNLKNRIKRLAGGYLKEVTFIRRHLHAYPELSSQEILTAAFISKRLSDWGIEHQTGIAGHGIVGLIRGSKPGNKVIALRADMDALPIRENNKVPYVSANPGVMHACGHDVHMASLLGTAWILKSLESEISGTVKLIFQPSEEKYPGGALPMIKAGVLENPRPDFIIGQHVYPELEAGKIGLRSGNYMASTDEVHLTVIGKGGHAAIPNKVIDPVVITAHIILALQQIVSRNAQPTTPSVLSFGRIIADGQANIIPDEVKVSGTMRTFDEEWRMTMQEKISTISTSIAQGMGGRCEVSVIKGYPFVYNDPGVTEKVKGYAEDYLGKENVEELDMRMTAEDFSYFAQEIPGCFYRLGVMNQARGITSNLHTSTFDVDESSLETGMGLMSWIVAKELL; encoded by the coding sequence ATGCCGAACCTGAAAAATAGGATCAAACGATTAGCCGGGGGATACCTGAAGGAGGTTACCTTTATCCGAAGGCATCTGCATGCGTACCCGGAATTATCTTCCCAGGAAATCTTAACAGCAGCTTTCATTTCAAAGCGACTTTCCGATTGGGGGATCGAACACCAGACAGGTATTGCCGGACATGGAATCGTCGGGCTTATACGTGGCAGCAAACCCGGCAACAAGGTGATCGCCCTCAGGGCTGATATGGATGCATTGCCTATACGGGAAAACAACAAAGTTCCTTATGTTTCTGCAAATCCCGGCGTTATGCATGCCTGCGGCCATGATGTGCATATGGCGTCGCTTCTTGGAACAGCCTGGATATTAAAATCCCTTGAAAGTGAGATCAGCGGGACGGTCAAACTCATTTTCCAGCCTTCTGAGGAGAAATATCCCGGAGGTGCCCTGCCTATGATAAAGGCTGGTGTCCTGGAAAATCCCAGGCCTGACTTCATTATCGGCCAGCATGTTTACCCTGAACTGGAAGCCGGGAAAATAGGCCTGAGAAGCGGAAACTACATGGCTTCAACCGATGAGGTCCACCTGACTGTCATAGGAAAAGGTGGGCATGCCGCCATCCCGAACAAAGTCATCGACCCTGTCGTTATCACTGCCCATATCATCCTTGCATTGCAACAGATCGTCAGCAGGAATGCACAACCAACCACGCCGTCAGTATTGTCGTTTGGCCGCATAATCGCCGACGGCCAGGCGAATATTATTCCCGATGAAGTCAAGGTTTCCGGCACCATGCGAACTTTCGACGAGGAATGGCGCATGACCATGCAGGAGAAGATCTCCACGATCTCAACGTCCATAGCACAAGGAATGGGAGGCCGGTGTGAGGTTTCTGTCATTAAAGGATATCCGTTTGTTTACAACGATCCAGGGGTCACAGAAAAAGTTAAGGGATATGCCGAAGACTATTTAGGAAAAGAAAATGTTGAAGAGCTTGATATGCGCATGACCGCGGAAGACTTTTCTTATTTTGCACAGGAAATCCCCGGGTGTTTTTACCGTCTTGGTGTGATGAACCAAGCCCGAGGGATTACATCCAATCTCCACACATCAACTTTCGATGTTGATGAATCGAGCCTTGAGACAGGCATGGGGCTGATGTCCTGGATAGTTGCAAAAGAATTGCTGTAG